The sequence below is a genomic window from Sorangiineae bacterium MSr12523.
CCAAGGCCTTCGGCGAGGGCTCATAGAAGCCAAGGAGTCGCAAACACCGCTTCACGCGAACCAGCCGGCGCTTCTCACACGTCATCGCGCCGTGCACGTGAGTCACGAAGTTTTCGAAGATCGATTACCTAACACTTCGTCATATGACGGACAACGCAGTACGAAATGAAATTTGAAAATTTCCGACTGGATCGTGCCCTATCGCGAACTCGCGAATGCGTTCGCGCACTCAGTCGCGTGTCGCCGCGTCTCGACGTGAACCTGCACGCCGTGCGATGGCCAGCGTAACCCACGCAACCCCAACGACGAACGAGCCGAATGAGAAGGAATCGGGCGCTCCAGCCATTCCGCACTTCGTACACCCGAACCAACGCGCCACCCGCTCCGTTCGCGGCTTTCGCGGCGGATGCTTGCGCTCGATCACCTCGAGCAACTCCTTGCGTGCCGCAAGCCATGCGCTCCCGCGCTCCGGCCATGCCGGTTTGGCCTTTGCCTCGGCCAAGCCGCGCGCGACCACGTCCCCGACGATGGCGTCGGTGGTCACAGCATCGACCGCCCGCGCAAGCTGGATGTAACCCGCGTCTTCTGCCCCGCGGCGCAGGTTCTTCAGTCGAACCGACGGGTACACGATGGGCTTTCCATCGTCGCGCATCCCGGGAGCAGCCTGCGTGCCGGGATAGACGAGGATCCCATCGCCGTTCGCGTGATCGCCGTCCGCATTGTGGAACGTTTCGCTGACGACGAACGGGTCGAACCCGCGCTCACCGCCACGGCCCCCGCGGTTGGAATCCAGCCAGAACGTGGATTCCCAGTAGAACCAGTGCACAACGCCATAGCGCGCCGCGATCCAGGCATTCGCGCGCAGATCGGTCGCGGGGACGTCGAGCATCATCGGCCCCGCGAAGGGACGCTGGCCATTGTAGACCCAGACGCGCTTGCCGCGGGCGCGCGCTTTCTCGGCGACCTTCGGGTCGTAGCGTTCGGCCAGCATCATGACGAGATCCGCGGCTTGATCGCGCGGATCCTCGCTGCAGGTCACCCCGACGCGCACCCCGCGGGCTTCGGGAACGGCACGGAGCAGATCCATCCAGCGCACGCCGCGGGAGCTCTTGCAATTTTCGTCGACGGCGTAGACGAACACCTCCGTCGCCTCCGCCATACTGCGAACGCGCGCAGCGATGCGACCGACCTCCGCCGCCTTCGCCGCATCGGGCTCGCCGAGCATCCCGTAGGCACCAATGGCCAAGATCCCCTCACCCACCCCGACGCCGGGCCCCGCGTAGCCGGCGGCCTCCGTGTACATTTTGCCGCTGAGCGCCTCCTCATCCAAACCGGCGAGGGCATCGGCCGTCGTCACATCGTGGATCGCACTCAGGCGGTGCGCGTGCAAGGTCTGCCGAAGCGACCGCTCCGCCCGGCGATCGCCCATTCTCTTCTTCAAGGTCGTCGAATCGTAAAATGTCGTGATCGCGGCAGGCCCGGGATAAGGCAGCACCGCATCGGCCACCCGCAGTGAAACGCTTCGTTCGGCCAAGGTGCGATCCCCCGCCCGAACGCGAAGAACGCTGGTGTACACGCCCGGCGGTGCGCCCGGCGGCACGTGAATGTCCACCCACACGGCACCGCGCGCGGTGGGACCGGCATGGGTCTCGTCGCCCGGCACCAGCGCATCGGCGAAAAAGCCCACGTATGCGCCCGCCGCGGGCGCGGCCTCCGGCGTGAAGGCCAGCGAACCTGGAGAGCGCTCGTTGTAACTCGCGCGCTGGATCTCCACGAAACGCTCTTCGAACAGGTCGACCCGCACGCCAGCGAGCGCCGGCGAAAAGGGCTCGAGCGTGGTGCGCACGTGCTCCAGCACCTCGCCGTCGGGCTCCACGACGACTTGAAACGCCACCGTCTCGTCCCGCAGCGCGAAAAGCTCGATCGCCGAGGGCCACACGCTCTCGGGCAGCGGGTGCATCGCGTCCCGCGCGACCTTCTCGCCATCGTCGAGCACCGTCACCCGCGCCGCATGCGCCGTCGACGACCAGGCCATCGCCGCACACACCGCGATGCAAGCCGCGCGCTTCATTGAAAGAGCCGAGCCAACTCGGGCGGCAGATCCTGCTCCGAAGGCGCCCCCTCGAGCAGCGCCGAAAGCGGTGCGCTCGACAGCGTGTGCACGTAGAGGACATGCCGATAGCGACCCTCCGCCACCCGATCCAACGCGGCGGCGAACGCCTTCGCGGTGTACGTCGGATCCAGCGTCAACCCCGAGGCGGCGGCCAGCATCGTGGCATGCTCTCCCTCCGCGGTCCGATGCCCGTAACCCCGCCCCAGGTAGCGGCGCTCGATTTCCAACGGCACCAGCCGGCGCCCACACCGAAACGTTAGCCAGCGGGCCGCAAGTTCTACTCCCCACACCGGCGCCGCCACGGCCACCCCCACCACGCGCGTCTTCATCCCCTCTTGTGCAAATCCCACGGCCAGTCCCGCCGCCGTGCCCCCCGATCCCAAGGTCACCACCGCCAGGTCGGGCTCGGGCAACACCCCATCTCGAACCTGTTTCGCCACTTCCCGCGCCGCGTCCACGTAGCCCAGGGTCCCGAGGCGGTTCGACCCACCCACCGGCAGATAGAGCGCCGGCTCCCCGGCCCAAAGCCGCCGCACGATGGCGAAGGGCGCCGCCGCATACGAACCGACGGGAAAAGCCCGAACGCCGAGAGCCAGCGACGCGCGCAGATTCTCCACCGCGTGGTCGGAGCGCGGCTGAGGCAGAAGCACAGCTTCCACCTCGAAGCCGGCCTCGCGTCCAAAAAGGGCGGTGGCCAGCACTTGGTGGCTGCCGGCGGCGCCCACCGTCACGATGCGCCGCCCCAGGCCACGCGCGCGTGCATCCGCGAGGATCCGCTCCAGCTTTCGAACTTTGTTGCCACCGTAGGCCGGGTGCGTAAGGTCTTCGCGTTTCACCCAGAGGTCACACGGTTCGTGACCCGTGTGACCGGGCTGAACCCGACTCAGGCGCGGGAGGTGCTCGACGGGGGTGGGGTAATTCGGGTTAAGTTCCATCGGGGAAAACGCCCGCGAAACGTTGGCGAAACCTTAACCTGGCATCTTCCCTCGTGTCATCCAGCGTCATCGGGGGGGCCAACGCCTCGCACGTCGCGCGCAGAGAAAGGCACCACGTGAAGAAGATTGAAGCCATCATCAAACCGTTCAAGCTCGACGAGGTCAAAGACGCGTTGAGTGAAGTCGGCGTGCAAGGGATGACGGTGACCGAAGTCAAGGGCTTCGGGCGCACCGGCGGCAAAAAAGAAGTGTATCGCGGTTCGGCCTACGTGGTCGACTTCGTCCCCAAGGTCAAAATCGAGGTCGTCGTTCCGGACGAGCTCGTACACGACGTGATCGACGCCGTCGAGAAATCCGCGAAAACGGGCCGGATCGGTGATGGAAAAATCTTCATCACGCCGGTCGAAGAAGCGGTGCGCATCCGCACCGGTGAACGCGGCAAAGAAGCGATCTAGTTCGCGGCTGCCACCGCCACCAACTAACCCCGATTTTCGCCCCGCAGGCGCGGGGCCCGTAACGAGAGCGTGCTGTCTAGGAGGATCATCGAATGAATCCCAAGGAAGTCATTGAGCTTGCCAAAAACCACGACGTCAAATTCGTCGACTTGAAGTTCGTCGACTTTCCGGGGGTGTGGCAGCACACGACTCTCCCAGCGCGTCGTCTGGACGAATCGCTCTTCGAGGACGGCATCGGCTTCGACGGCTCGTCGATCCGCGGATGGCAGCCGATCAACGCATCGGACATGCTCATCATCCCGGACCCCGAAACGGCGCGCATCGATCCGTTCTACCAGGCGTCGACGCTGCACCTGGTGTGCTCGGTTTACGACCCCATCACGAAGCAGCCCTACTCGCGCGACCCGCGTCACATCGCGAAGAAGGCCGAGGCGTACCTGCGTCAGACGGGCATCGCCGACACCTGCTTCATGGGTCCCGAGGCCGAGTTCTTCGTCTTCGACGACGTTCGCTTCGACCACTCGCAGCCGAACGCCGGCTTCTACTACCTCGACAGCATCGAGGGCGCGTGGAACTCGGGTCGCGAGGAGTTCCCGAACCTTGGCTACAAGGTGCGCCACAAGGAAGGCTACTTCCCGGTCCCACCGACCGACACGCTGGCGAACCTCCGCAACGAGATGATGACCACGTTGATGGAGACCGGCGTCGAGATCGAGGTCGGCCACCACGAGGTGGCGAGCGGTGGTCAGTGTGAGCTTGGCGTGAAGTTCGCCCGCCTGCTCTCCAGCGCCGACCAGCTCCTCTGGTTCAAGTACGTCATCAAGAACGTGGCGCGCAAGAACGGCAAGACGGCGACATTCATGCCGAAGCCGCTCTTCGGCGACAACGGCTCGGGCATGCACGTGCACCAGTCGCTGTGGAAGGAAGGCAAGCCGCTCTTCGGTGGCGACGGCTACGCCGGCCTCAGCGAGAACGCCCTCTACTACATCGGCGGCATCATCAAGCACGCGCGCTCGATCGCCGCGCTCACCAACCCGACGACGAACTCGTACCGCCGCTTGGTGCCGGGCTTCGAGGCGCCGGTCAACCTGGCCTACTCGAGCCGCAACCGCTCCGCGTCGGTGCGTATCCCCATCACGGGCCCGTCGCCGAAGACCCGCCGCATCGAGGTGCGCTTCCCCGACCCGAGCTGCAACCCGTACCTCGCCTTCAGCGCGATGATGATGGCCGGTCTCGACGGCATCCAGAACAAGATCAACCCCGGCGATCCGCTCGACAAGGACATCTACGCCCTGTCGCCCGAGGAGCTGAAGGACATCCCGCACATGCCGGGAAGCCTGGAAGACGCCCTCGACGCGCTCGAGAAGGACCACGAGTTCCTCCTCCGCGGCGACGTCTTCACGCGCGACGCCATCACCGAGTGGCTCGACTACAAGCGCACGCGGGAGCTCAACCCGATCCGCATGCGCCCGACGCCGCACGAGTTCTTCCTCTACTTCGACATTTGATTAACGCTTCGAGGCCAGGAACGAGCGCACCTCCGTGAGGAAGCGCTCTTCCACCTCGATGTGCGGGATGTGACCGATCCCCGGGAGCTCCACGAGCTTGCTCCCGGGGATTTTTGCTGCCGTCTCCTTCCCAAGCCGATCGTAGCGCCCATGTTCGGCGACGACCTCGGGCTTGAGGAGGTTCTTCCCCACGATGGTGCGATCGGCCGTGCCCACGATGAGCAGGGTGGGCACGCGGATGCGGTCGAACTCGTAGTAGACGGGCTGCAAGTAGATCATCTCGCTGGTGAGCGCGGAAACCTTCGCCGCCTGCGGGAAGTTGGACAGCCTGGTGTAACGCGCCGCCGTGTCGACGAGCACTTCGTACTCGGGTTTCCACTCCCGGAAGTACGAGTTCTGGAAGTACTTGCGGACGCTATCGGGATTGGCGGAGAGCTCGACCTTGAGCTTCTGATCCATCGTCGTGTACGGCACGAAGGTGCGGTAGTCCTCGAGCCCGATGGGATCCTCGAGAACGAGTTCGCTGACCTTCTCCGGGTAGAGCAGCGCGAAGCGCATGGCCAGCATGCCGCCCATCGAGTGGCCCAAGATGACGGCGCGCTGGATGCCCAGGGCATCGAGCAGCTGCTTCGTGTTGTGTGCCAACCCGTGGAAGCTGTAAGCGATGTCGGGCCGCGAGGACTTTCCGAAGCCCACTTGGTCCGGAACCACGACCCGGTAGCCCTCGCCGCGGAAGGCCTCGATGACCCGGCGGAAGTAGAAGCCGCTGAAGTTCTTCCCGTGCAAGAGCACGATGGTGCGCCCGTTGGGTGCCCCCGAAGGCGCGACATCCATGTAGGCCATGGATACATGCTGGCCTTCGATGTCGATGGGCTGCCGCTTCACCGGAAAACCGTAGTCGATGCCATCGTCCACCGGATCGGAGCTCGCGACGGACGACGTCGTTGCGGGCGTGGGTGCAGCCGGAGCGGGAGCGGGAGCGGGAGACGAGGCGCACGCACCCAAGGTGCATGCGAGCAAGGCGACGAATACGGTGCGCATCACGTTCCCTCCGCGAGAGCGATCATCGCATCGCCATCGATTCGTACGGTTTGCCATTCCTTGAGGATGCGCGCACCGAGGCGCTCGTAAAAAGCAATCGCATCGACGTTCCAATCGAGCACGAGCCACTTCACGCCAGCACACTTTCGGGCGACAGCCTCACGCGCCAATTCGCGAAGCAGCACGCGTCCCACCCCCAAGCCGCGAAACTCGGGACGCACGAAAAGATCTTCCAAGTAGAGCACGGGGCGTCCCCGCCACGTCGTGTACTGGTAGAAGTACAACGCGAACCCCGCAGGCTTCACCGTCTCGCCTTCGTTCTGTCGCACGTCGGCGATGAACACGTGGAACAGCGGCTCGTCACCGAATCCGTCGCGAAGGAAATCTTCCACCGTTGCGATGACCGCGTTGGGTTCGCGCTCGTACAGCGCGAGGTCCTTCACGAACTCCAGAATCAAAGGCGCGTCGGCGGCGACCGCACGTCGGATCGAAAGGTCGGACATAGCTTCAGGCTTAGGGCGCCAGAGCCGCGAATGACAGTGAGATCGTGTTACAACCTCAACCATGAAGGTCCGCTTCTCACTCCTTCTGGCCCTTCTCGTGGCCGCTTGCTCGTCGGAGGACGACGGCGGTTACGATGCGCTCTTCAACACACCCTCGAGCACCAACAACACACCGAATTCCGTTCGCGGGTTGTGGGTAGCCCATGTGGCGCGCAACGAAAACGATGGTGTGGACTCCGATATCGACGTACGGATGTTCGTTTCCGAATCCAACTTGAAACTCGCCTGCCGCTGCCGATATCCCGACAACACCGTCCTGACGGCGGGAATCACCGTGGGCGCTCAGATCAGCAACACCGATCTCGTCACCACGCAGGACGCGGAGAACGCTCCCGCGAGTGGTAACCACACGTGCCGCATCGTGGCGAAAGCCGGTACGCTCGGGTATCACATCCGAGGTTTCGAGCTCGAATTCCAAGGTGACGGACTGCCTTATCCTCAGTTCGCAACATCGAAGTACGTGCCTCCGTTCGCCAAAGCTAGCGACTGAACAACAACAACGACAAACGGGAATCTAGGCTCCTCTCCCGTGAGCATCTACGCTGCGCTAAGGTCCCTCCATGGAAGACGGTCACAATTACGACGAAGAATCAGTCCTCCTCCACGACAAGCTGCATGGCAAACTGAGTGTCGCCAGCAAAGTCCCCCTGACGTCGCGTCGGGACTTGAGCCTCGCGTACACGCCGGGTGTCGCGCAAGTATGCCTCGAGATCGCGAAGGATCCCGGGCGTGTCCACTCTCTGACCCTCAAGCACAATTCGGTCGCCGTGGTGAGCGATGGCTCGGCGATCTTGGGTATCGGCAACCTAGGCGCGCACGCTGCCATCCCCGTGATGGAAGGCAAGGCGGTACTCTTCAAGGAGTTCGCCAACGTCGACGCTTTCCCCATCTGCCTCAACACACAGAAGACGGAGGAGATCATCAACGCGGTGCGTGTCATCGCGCCCGTGTTCGGCGGCATCAATCTGGAAGACATCTCCTCGCCACGCTGCTTCGAGGTGGAGGATGGCCTCAAGGACATCGGCATCCCCGTCTTTCACGACGACCAACATGGCACGGCCATCGTCGTGCTCGCGGCGCTCATGAACGCCTTGCGCTTCACCGACAAGGACCTCTCGAAGTGCCGCGTGGTCTTCAACGGCAGCGGTGCATCGGCCCTGGCATGTGCGCGCTTGCTCATCGTTGCCGGCGAGCGCAAACTGTTGCCCAAGTTGGGTGACCTCATCATGGTCGACTCCAAGGGCATCCTGGACCGGAACCGCGCGGATTTGCATTCGCACAAGCGCGAGCTCGCCGAAGCGGGCAACGTCGAGAACCGCACCGGCACCCTCAGCGATGCCATGGTCGGCGCCGACGTGTTCATCGGCCTATCCACCGGCAACTGCGTCACCGCGCAAATGGTCCGCAGCATGAACAAGGGCCCCATCGTCTTTCCGATGGCCAACCCCACGCCGGAAATCTTGCCGGACTTGGCGCACGAAGCCGGCGCGTCGATCGTCGGAACGGGACGCAGCGACTACCCGAACCAGATCAACAACGTGCTCGCGTTCCCCGGCATCTTCCGCGGGGCACTCGACTCGAGCGCCATCACCATCAACGACGAGATGAAGATCGAGGCTGCACGCGCACTCTCCTCGTACGTGAAGGAGGTCGGCCCGGAGAGGATCCTGCCCGACGCGCTCGATCGCAAGGTCGCATACCACGTGGCCGATGCAGTGGCCGCCGCCGCGAAGCGTACGGGTGTCTGCCGACCATGACGAGTCTGAAGGGGGAACGGCGGCTGGAGACGGAGCTCGTTCATGCGGGCGAGCTTCGTCCCCGGATCGCCGGGGCGGTCAATGCGCCGATTTTTCAATCGTCCACGTTCGAGTTCGCGAACGAGGGCAGCTACCACGATGTGCGTTACATCCGGCTGAACAACACGCCGAACCACGTCATCCTGCACGAGAAGCTGGCGCGCCTCGAACGCGCCGAGGCCGCGTTGGTCACGTCGAGCGGCATGGCAGCCATCTCGGCGACGTTTCTCGGGCTGCTCTCGCAGGGTGACCACATCATCGCGCACCGCTCGCTCTACGGCGGCACGCACAGCTTCGTGGCGAAAGATCTCCCCAAGCTCGGAATCGAGACCACCTTCGTCGATGCCGACGATCCGG
It includes:
- a CDS encoding DUF4091 domain-containing protein, producing MKRAACIAVCAAMAWSSTAHAARVTVLDDGEKVARDAMHPLPESVWPSAIELFALRDETVAFQVVVEPDGEVLEHVRTTLEPFSPALAGVRVDLFEERFVEIQRASYNERSPGSLAFTPEAAPAAGAYVGFFADALVPGDETHAGPTARGAVWVDIHVPPGAPPGVYTSVLRVRAGDRTLAERSVSLRVADAVLPYPGPAAITTFYDSTTLKKRMGDRRAERSLRQTLHAHRLSAIHDVTTADALAGLDEEALSGKMYTEAAGYAGPGVGVGEGILAIGAYGMLGEPDAAKAAEVGRIAARVRSMAEATEVFVYAVDENCKSSRGVRWMDLLRAVPEARGVRVGVTCSEDPRDQAADLVMMLAERYDPKVAEKARARGKRVWVYNGQRPFAGPMMLDVPATDLRANAWIAARYGVVHWFYWESTFWLDSNRGGRGGERGFDPFVVSETFHNADGDHANGDGILVYPGTQAAPGMRDDGKPIVYPSVRLKNLRRGAEDAGYIQLARAVDAVTTDAIVGDVVARGLAEAKAKPAWPERGSAWLAARKELLEVIERKHPPRKPRTERVARWFGCTKCGMAGAPDSFSFGSFVVGVAWVTLAIARRAGSRRDAATRD
- a CDS encoding pyridoxal-phosphate dependent enzyme, which codes for MELNPNYPTPVEHLPRLSRVQPGHTGHEPCDLWVKREDLTHPAYGGNKVRKLERILADARARGLGRRIVTVGAAGSHQVLATALFGREAGFEVEAVLLPQPRSDHAVENLRASLALGVRAFPVGSYAAAPFAIVRRLWAGEPALYLPVGGSNRLGTLGYVDAAREVAKQVRDGVLPEPDLAVVTLGSGGTAAGLAVGFAQEGMKTRVVGVAVAAPVWGVELAARWLTFRCGRRLVPLEIERRYLGRGYGHRTAEGEHATMLAAASGLTLDPTYTAKAFAAALDRVAEGRYRHVLYVHTLSSAPLSALLEGAPSEQDLPPELARLFQ
- a CDS encoding P-II family nitrogen regulator — protein: MKKIEAIIKPFKLDEVKDALSEVGVQGMTVTEVKGFGRTGGKKEVYRGSAYVVDFVPKVKIEVVVPDELVHDVIDAVEKSAKTGRIGDGKIFITPVEEAVRIRTGERGKEAI
- the glnA gene encoding type I glutamate--ammonia ligase; amino-acid sequence: MNPKEVIELAKNHDVKFVDLKFVDFPGVWQHTTLPARRLDESLFEDGIGFDGSSIRGWQPINASDMLIIPDPETARIDPFYQASTLHLVCSVYDPITKQPYSRDPRHIAKKAEAYLRQTGIADTCFMGPEAEFFVFDDVRFDHSQPNAGFYYLDSIEGAWNSGREEFPNLGYKVRHKEGYFPVPPTDTLANLRNEMMTTLMETGVEIEVGHHEVASGGQCELGVKFARLLSSADQLLWFKYVIKNVARKNGKTATFMPKPLFGDNGSGMHVHQSLWKEGKPLFGGDGYAGLSENALYYIGGIIKHARSIAALTNPTTNSYRRLVPGFEAPVNLAYSSRNRSASVRIPITGPSPKTRRIEVRFPDPSCNPYLAFSAMMMAGLDGIQNKINPGDPLDKDIYALSPEELKDIPHMPGSLEDALDALEKDHEFLLRGDVFTRDAITEWLDYKRTRELNPIRMRPTPHEFFLYFDI
- a CDS encoding alpha/beta hydrolase; protein product: MRTVFVALLACTLGACASSPAPAPAPAAPTPATTSSVASSDPVDDGIDYGFPVKRQPIDIEGQHVSMAYMDVAPSGAPNGRTIVLLHGKNFSGFYFRRVIEAFRGEGYRVVVPDQVGFGKSSRPDIAYSFHGLAHNTKQLLDALGIQRAVILGHSMGGMLAMRFALLYPEKVSELVLEDPIGLEDYRTFVPYTTMDQKLKVELSANPDSVRKYFQNSYFREWKPEYEVLVDTAARYTRLSNFPQAAKVSALTSEMIYLQPVYYEFDRIRVPTLLIVGTADRTIVGKNLLKPEVVAEHGRYDRLGKETAAKIPGSKLVELPGIGHIPHIEVEERFLTEVRSFLASKR
- a CDS encoding GNAT family N-acetyltransferase, producing MSDLSIRRAVAADAPLILEFVKDLALYEREPNAVIATVEDFLRDGFGDEPLFHVFIADVRQNEGETVKPAGFALYFYQYTTWRGRPVLYLEDLFVRPEFRGLGVGRVLLRELAREAVARKCAGVKWLVLDWNVDAIAFYERLGARILKEWQTVRIDGDAMIALAEGT
- a CDS encoding NADP-dependent malic enzyme; translated protein: MEDGHNYDEESVLLHDKLHGKLSVASKVPLTSRRDLSLAYTPGVAQVCLEIAKDPGRVHSLTLKHNSVAVVSDGSAILGIGNLGAHAAIPVMEGKAVLFKEFANVDAFPICLNTQKTEEIINAVRVIAPVFGGINLEDISSPRCFEVEDGLKDIGIPVFHDDQHGTAIVVLAALMNALRFTDKDLSKCRVVFNGSGASALACARLLIVAGERKLLPKLGDLIMVDSKGILDRNRADLHSHKRELAEAGNVENRTGTLSDAMVGADVFIGLSTGNCVTAQMVRSMNKGPIVFPMANPTPEILPDLAHEAGASIVGTGRSDYPNQINNVLAFPGIFRGALDSSAITINDEMKIEAARALSSYVKEVGPERILPDALDRKVAYHVADAVAAAAKRTGVCRP